The Oncorhynchus nerka isolate Pitt River linkage group LG13, Oner_Uvic_2.0, whole genome shotgun sequence sequence CTGTGTGTGGATGATAAGCGGTTTCCACTAAATTCCACAAATACAAACTCAAAATTGTCTATCATAAatattcatgaaaacaaaaaatgtgctttgtgACCATGATAAACACGGGTGAAATTAGCAGAAGGAAGATTTGGCCGTTTCCAAGGGAGGAGACTTCGCACCAAGGTAATGAATTGTTAACGGCATTCCCCCAGAAGTAAAACAAGAAATTTTGCGCTAATTTTACTTCTGGGTAACCAATATTATTTTATAGCTGACTGGGATTGCTTAGAATGAATTCACAAAAATCTCTTCCAGCCAGTTTGACATGTTGTTGGACAGATGTGTAGCGGAGCAGCGCTGGACTTCACATTCTCTCACACACAACAAAGCCTCTTGAGCTGAGAAGTCTGAATAAAAGGCACATGTGGGAGGTTTCACTTAGTTTTGGAAAACTCAGTGTAACTCCAGCAGGCACGAACATACTACAAGCACATTTACAAATGCGAAACACGTAATAGACCAGGGGTGTTGTCTGTCACTTACTACCCCCCTGCCCAccattgccctcagaacagcctcaatttgtcaggacatgaactctacaaggtgtcaaaagcattccacaggaatcctggcccatgttgactccaatgcttcccacatgtatgtcaatttggctggatgtcctttaggtggtggtGGACACATAGGAaaatgttgagcgtgaaaaacctagCAGTGTTCGTGACACAAACCTGAcgtctactaccataccccgttcggtttttcggatgactgccttgcctggttcaccaattactttgcagacagagttcagtgtgtcaaatcggagggcatgctgtccggtcctctggcagtctctatgggggtgccacagggttcaattctcgggccgactcttttctctgtatatatcaatgatgttgctcttgctgcgggcgattccctgatccacctctacgcagacgacaccattctatatacttccggcccatccttggacactgtgctatctaacctccaaacgagcttcaatgccatacaacactccttccgtggcctccaactgctcttaaacgctagtaaaaccaaatgcatgcttttcaaccgttcgctgcctgcacccgcacgcctgaccagcatcaccaccctggatggttccgaccttgaatatgtgaacatctataagtacctaggtgtctggctagactgtaaactctccttccagactcatatcaaacatcaccaatcgaaaatcaaatcaagagtcggctttctattccgcaacaaagcctccttcactcacgccgccaaacttaccctagtaaaactgactatcctaccgatcctcgacttcggcgatgtcatctacaaaattgcttccaacactctactcagcaaactggatgcagtttatcacagtaccatccgttttgtcactaaagcaccttataccacccaccactgtgacttgtatgctctagtcggctggccctcgctacatattcgtcgccagacccactggctccaggtcatctacaagtccatgctaggtaaagctccgccttatctcagttcactggtcacgatggcaacacccatccgtagcacgcgctccagcaggtgtatctcactgatcatccctaaagccaacacctcatttggccgcctttcgttccagttctctgctgcctgtgactggaacgaattgccaaaaaaaaaaattgctgaagttgaagacttttatctccctcaccaacttcaaacatctgctatctgagcagctaaccgatcgctgcagctgtacatagtctattggtaaatagcccaccaattttcacctacctcatccccatactgtttttattcatttacttttctgctcttttgcacaccaatatctctacctgtacatgaccatctgatcatttatcactctagtgttaatctgcaaaattgtaattattcgcctacctcctcatgccttttgcacacaatgtatatagactccccttttttttcctactgtgttattgacttgttaattgtttactccatgtgtaactctgtgttgtctgttcacactgctatgctttatcttggccaggtcgcagttgcaaatgagaacttgttctcaactagcctacctggttaaataaaggtaaaaaaataaataaaaaaaagacacttaaatattttgtcatgtccattcaccctctgaatggcacatatagacaatccatgtctcagctTAAACGTCCTTTAACCATCATCTACAcagattgaaatggatttaagtgatatcaataagggatcatagctttcacctggttagtcagtcatggaaagagctggtgttcataatgtttttttgctctgtgtatatagctagAGGGGTGACACGGGACACCCAAACGAATAATACAGCTTCTACACCAAGGCAAGATGTCAAATTAATGGAGCATCTGTTAGTCTCAAAGCTGAATATACAGTTTAGCCCACTATCTGAGGAACGAAGACATAGCAAAGGATCACGATTGCTACTTGAGCAGAATGAGTAGTTAAAAATTGATGACCAGAACCAAACTATTGTTCAATGAAATTAGGTAGTATCACAGTTGTAATTTGCTTGCAATCCAATTGTGCCATCTGTCAACCCTTGTGTGTAGAAAAGAACATAAGTCCTGGTCAACTTCAATCATTGTTCATCTTACGGGCTAGAATTGACCGTTATTTAACATTCAGATTGGGATCATGTAATGTTCCCTTATCCCTCTGTAGAGCTGTCTGGTAACAGTTGACTAAACATAATACAactcaaaaacaaggatattacAACAAATACTGAACTCAAAGCAGATTGAAATAAGCAGTAACCATTTAAATGTGGAAACATTAGAAAAGACAAAGGAAAACATGTTCAACATTACAAAAGAGTGATTGACGAGAGATTCCTATGAGTCCAAGCAATAGATGGGTACGAGGTATCAAATAAATGAAGCAACCTGTTTGGAAGGTAGATATGGTCATTTTTCCCCAAACCTGGGGCTGGTAAAGTTTGTTGGAATGTCTGAAGTGGAGAAAGTACACTCCTGTTCCCAAAAGAGCTACATGATGGTTGTATTCAGGGGCAATGTGACCCCTGCGTTGCATTGCACACAATAAGCTAATCTTCAGACACTACTGGCCCCCATCGTAGGCGTAGTCTGCCTTATTGTGCATGATCAGTTTGTTGTCCACAAAATAGAAGCTGTCGGACCTGGTCTCATACGGGTGCTCCACCATTAGGCCAACTTAAAAGAGACAAAAAATAAGGGAAATTCAGTTTGCAAATGACTTCATAAGGAACAGCAGAACACACATATCACAGACTAAAAAAGTAAATTACTGCTGTTCAGCGCACCAAAACAAACAACCTGTAGAGGAACCATTTGACTGTCTAGTATCCACATTCCTCCCCTTACAACGAGAGTTGTCCGACTCACTCTGTATGGATGTGGATAGTATAGACTTACAGACTTGGCCAGCTATGTTCTGGCCAGTCTGAACTTTAGCTTGTAGGGACACATACAGGCTACAACAAAGTTGATAGACGAAGTGAGAAAGATGCACTACTACTATTAGACTTACTGAGGTCCTCATGGAGCTGGGGAAACTCATAGATGTGTTCGCAAGTGTTCCGGCTGTTTGGGATGCAGAATCCGAAGTCAAAGTCAAAGTTCTTGAGAACTTTATTCTGGAAATAATGCCTCTCTATCATGCGAAAGCTGTTAACAGGCCGGTCCCCCACGGTGAACTCCACACTGAAAGCAGAGTAGAAAGAGGCACTTGAGATACTAGCAGGGACATGCTGAACATAACTGTGGGTGGTATCTGCATTCATTTGCGTCAACTACTTGAATTGTAGATTTATTCATTGACCATCTATATTCCTTTTTATAGTCCAAAAGTAGGATGATTCTTTCAATAGTTGTTCCCAGCTATGTGCTCTGCCAAATTCTCTCTGTTGTAGTTTAGGTGGTTGCCGGAGCTGCAGGACTTAGTTTCTTGTGCTGGTAAGCCACACCAGCAAACGAAACAGTTCAGAATTTGTCAGCATAAGGGAAAGCACATACTATGGAACATTTAGGCCTTACCAAAGTATGTGGTTTTTCAATGATGAGTCATGTGACTTCTAACAATGATAATACATGTGATGTTTCCTGTTTAATCCACTGCCTTACGTTGCACCAACATTCCGCAGTCTGAGGAAGGCTGGCGTGAACTGATAGCGCACAAAGCGCCCAGCACTGGCGTCTCCATCTCCATTCTCCTCATCTTCAGGGTCTGATAAAGACAACATGGATTCAAATGTAATTGGCATCCAAATAAGTGACAAAAGGTCATCTCGGATTTCAACCTAAAATTATAGCTACAACATTTGCATAAGGACTACATTCATTATCATAGAAGGAATAACTTGGCTTGTTTTGTTTTACTTGAAATAATACAGATTAATTTAGTCTGGGGCCCTTCGGAGTAGACTCAGCAATATGACACACAGCGGGGCAACTTCTTACTTACTAAACTAATGCTCAAATCTCCCAAAACTATGGGCTGTCCCAATATATACCTTCCAATGAGGCAAGTCCACATTGTAAAGAGCCAAGTGTCATGTGTGGCAGATTTCAGCAGTTGTTTTGTGTCCCAACCTAACACCACCAGTGCACCTGTTAGCAGTGATTGCAATGGTTTCAGCAACTGGGGTGTCTCACAGATTGAGCCTGGTGCCCTGTTCAAGCTGACAGCAACCCCAGCTTGATTTCTATAAGCAGAAA is a genomic window containing:
- the LOC115140563 gene encoding protein unc-119 homolog B-like, producing MSDSNYRNETAATVKGPDTDMGLVANSRERKSGGDVMKRLKSQRNQTDKQRPVVTEDELRALGRDITPDEILGLCAVTRDYLCKPEDNVYNIDFTRFKIRDLETGSVLFEIAKPHSCDPEDEENGDGDASAGRFVRYQFTPAFLRLRNVGATVEFTVGDRPVNSFRMIERHYFQNKVLKNFDFDFGFCIPNSRNTCEHIYEFPQLHEDLIGLMVEHPYETRSDSFYFVDNKLIMHNKADYAYDGGQ